In Candidatus Bathyarchaeota archaeon, the genomic window TCAAACACGCATTCCAATGCCCGTGGACATGGAGAAACGAGAAGCGAAGTTCAAAAAGGGAATCTTAGAGATTCGGTTGCCTAGAAAGAAGGGCTATGAAATAAAAGTTGAATAAGAACGGTTAAGGGACATATTAGGAACAAGTATCCACTGACTATTCCAACATAGCCTACGGAAAATTTTAACAAGAGATACGCTAAAGATACGATACTTAGGAGACTTGTCAGCTTGACGGTAAAAAACGCTATCTACTTTTTCGTCTTCGTCTTCATACTTGTAGGAGTTTATGGCATTACAGCATGGACTGCCCTCAACACCGTGGGAGCTCCGTTAAGTTACGCCGTAATAGCGTTTCTATGGGGCATAACACTCGCCATATTATACGTCGCCTTCGACAAAGCAGAGTGGGACTGGTGGGAAAGTTAGACCTCTTCTAAAGCAGCAGCAACGATAAGCGGAAACGCGATAGTGGCATCAGAGATAACCGTGACAGTGTTCTCTTCAGATTTGACTTTACTCCAACTAATAGCCTCCTCCAAAGACGCACCACTTAAACCGCCTGGCTCAGGCCTGTCCATAGTAATCTGAACCGCCAAATCCACGCCCTCACGAAAAGTATTCGCAAACAACGCAAAATGCTTCGGCAACCCACCACCCAGAATTATGATACCCGATTTTTTAGCCTCATAAACCTCACCCACGAGCTTGGATACGTCGCCGAGAGGGTCAAGAACTAGCTTTTTGTCTTGTCCGTAAATCCAAAGCTGAAATCCTGCTATCGAGTCAGGCAGGCCAGGGCAAATTACTGGCACGTTTTTTCTTGCAGCCGTTGCCAAAATAGAGTCTTCGTCATCTATCCGCTTTCCGATTTCCAGAAGTAGTTCGGAAGGGGAAATTCGTTGACGTTTCTGCTCCGGTATTTCTTCAAGAATACGGTAAAGCCACTTCTCTAAGTCTTTGAAGACTTTGTGTTCTATGTAAATGTCAGCGATCCTGCCAATGTCTTTCCTCTTTAACTGTTTGTCTTCAGCTCTGAATGTGCCGACTTTGTGTCTGTAGCCTAAAGCTTCAACCATGTCGTGAACCATATTAGCGCCAGTTGTTACAACCACGTTTACGTGTCCTTTCGCGATGAGCTGAGCAATTATGTTTCTCAAGCCGCCGGGAACAAGCGCGCCGGCTAAGGTTAAGAAGACGGTGTAGTCTGGGTTCTTGAACATTCTTGTTACTAGCTTCGCCGCTTTCCCTATTTTTCCAGCGCCCAAAACTCCGCAAGCATCCATCTCCTTAATCAGTTGAGCAACGGTGATTCCACGCGTAAGTTGTATATGTTTTACATCTTTCAACGACTTCAACTTCTTTAGAAAAGATAAGACAAGAAGTGCGGCTAACCCTTGGTTCGCATTATTTTAGTTCTCCCCAAGATGCGCCAGTATTCAACCTCGACACCAGACGCCAACTTCTGTTTCAGCGCTTCTTCGTCAGGGTGCGCTGCCTCAAAAACCTCATAGTTCTCCAAGTCCATTATTTGAACAGCGTTTGGCAACAGAGCGAGAATTTGACCACTTCTTTTTTCAATTAGAGGCACTTCTATCTGCGCGTCCACAGGTTTGACAAGAGTTTTCTTACTGCCGTCGAAAACTCCTATAGCTACAACTCGCGCTTTAGCCGCGCCGTGTTTGCCAGGCTTGGACTTTGTGAGGCTTGCAACGCGGCATGGTTCGTTGTCAACAATCACGTATCCGCCGACACGTAAAGTTCCAACGTCAACAGGTTTACTCATCTATCCCTCGCATCCAATATAATACAGCAATGTTTAACAACTAAAATAAATAGATTTAGCTTATTGTAGAGTAAAATAAATCCAAGGATAGATTTGAGCTTCTTGTCAGAGATTATCTTATGCGAGCGCGCAAAAATATTAGTCATTTGGAATAGCGATATCTCTTGCACAATCACTATTTTTTTGGTATTTGCCGACTTATTGCAAGGAAGAAGATCACCTATCAACATACAATTGAAGTTTGAGATCTAAATGATTGCAAAATAAAGTGTGAATTGCATTGGTAATAGTACAGTTTTATCGAAAATATTTAATACTTTATACATGTAGATAAGATTTAGGAGGAAACAGAAATGTCAGCTAATAACAAAATGATGGACTGGATCTTGGCGATTTTGCTTATAGTAGTCATCATAGTGTCTGGCTTGAGCGTCTACTACTCAACAACCACTGTAACTAAGATGGACGATAACTACGCAGATCTATTGGAAGCAATCAGGAACAGTAACGCATCATCATCCATATTTTCGGAAGCAATATTGAAAGCATTAGAAGAAATTGCGCTTGGTCTTAATATAACACTGCCACTGACAATTATAACCCAGGCATCTCCAACTCAGGGTGAAGTGAATTTAACCGTGTCCTTCCGAGCAATGGCCATTGGAGGTACACCTCCTTACACTTATGAATGGGACTTCGACGACCAAACACCTACAAATAACGAACGTGATCCAATTCACGTATATACTAATGCATCAACATACACAGCCACGGTTCTAGTTACCGATAGCGAACAAGAAACTGCCTTAGACAGCGTAACTATAAGGGTAACTAGCGCCGAAGCACTCACTGTTTTCAGCTTATGGGGTGGAAGCGAAGAAGAGAACTTCCTGCAGGCTTTGGGTAACTTCACAGAGGACACTGGCATAGAGGTTAATCACTACTCCTACACAACTCAAGAACTTTTGATCGGTGTGCCGATGCAGCTTAGAGCAGGATATTCCATAGCCGACGTCGTAATAGCCCCGTGGCCAGCTTGGATTCTGGAACTGGCACCATACCTCACAAGTGTGAACGACATAATCAACTCCACAAAGTATCCCGCGAACACTATCAATGCAGTGAAGGATGCCAATGATGTCATATGGGCTGCTCCGTTCAAGCTCTCAGGAAAGCCGGGCTTCTGGTACAAGAAATCTTTCTTCTCGGACAACGGGTTGACTGTTCCCACAACCTATGACGAGTTCAAGACTCTGCTGGTAACCATTCAAGGCATAGCTGGAATTGAGCAAGCTGTAGCCAGTGGTGACACTGTTGGATGGCCTCTTTCGGACACAACTGAAGCGTTCATAATGGGTCTTGGTGGCTATCAGCTTCAGGAGGAACTGATAACTGGTCCAAGCGCGCGGAATTGGACAGACACTGAGGTTAGAAATGTCTTTGGAAATCTGACGGAGTTGTTGGCGGCTGGTTACTTCAGCGCTCCGGCGGAATGGACATCGCAGATAACAAAGTTCTGGGACGAAAAGTATGGCATATACTTCATGGGTAGTTGGATGACAACCATGGAACAAATAGGAGACGTAAGCGACCTAGACTTCTTCGGATTCCCAGGAACAGATGGGGTAGCAGGCTCAGTAGACTACTTGATACTACCAAAGGATGCACCAAATCCAAATGAGGCTGCGCAACTGGTTGAATGGCTCGCAGGAGCCGAAGCGCAAGAGATTATGGTTGGTTTGGGCGGATTCTTCGGAACGAACATCGATGTCCCCGACACGGCCTATCTGCCGCTCGACAAGAAAGTACTGGACTTCATCTCTCAAGCAACAATCCACATTGTCTCCGACCTTGACGACGCCGTTGGCGGTAAGTTCCAAACAACCTTCTGGGACCAACTGAAGCTACTCTGGGTTGACCCAACACCGTCCACGCTAGATGACGTGTTAGCTGTCCTGGAAGCAGCAGCGTTGGAACAACAGACATAATAAGCGATTCGCCTTTATGAGAGCGGAATAATGAGTCATCACATAAAAACCCCTCTATTTTTTCTAATTCCGGCTTTTTTACTGCTTGCTCTTTTCGTATTTTACCCCATGGTTGATACAATTTATATGAGCTTTGTTGACCAAGATGGCAATTTTGTTGGGCTTGGCAACTATGAAAAAGTTTTTGGCACAAGAATTTACCCTTTAGTGAATACTAAGAATGTTGCCTTGGGAAAGTTTCCAATGGGTGCTCTAGTTCATAACATTTTTTGGATAGCAATCCATCTTCCTTTATGTGTCTTCTTTGGTCTTCTCTTAGCGGTACTTCTAAGAGATGTTAAGGGCGGTTCAATAATGAAGTCCGTTATTTTCTTGGGGATGGTGATCCCGCTGATAGTTGGCGGTGTACTGGTGCGTTTCATCCTTGACAGAGACGCTGGTATATTGAACGGCATCCTTAGAGTAATAGGGCTTGGAGCGTACGCGACCGATTGGACTTTCTATCCTAACACTGCTCTAATTACTGTGATACTAGGTTCGGTGTGGTTGTGGACCGGTTTCGCAATGATAGTGTACTCCGCTGGTCTTGAGGGAATACCGGTAGAGTTGTATGAAGCCGCCAAGATAGATGGAGCATCACGTTGGAAAACCTTTTGGCGCATAACAGTCCCAATGCTCAGGTCTTCGACCATAACAGTTGTCACCATGACGTTGCTGTGGGAGCTAAAAATTTTTGACGTAATTTACATAGTAACCAACGCAGGACCAGGCGGTGCAAGCGATGTTATGGCCTTTCGGATGTACATCGAGGCTTTCCAATACCCCCCCAACTATGGCACAGCCACGGCCATAGCCACTGTACTAACCATCATGACTTTCGGATTTGCGGCATATATGGTTAACAGGATGACGAAAAGTTGACAGAAAAAAAACCTTCTATTGTCAAAAAGTTGAAAGCAAAGAGGTTTACCATTATAGTTCATCTAATTGCATGGATAATAGCGTTCATTTGGATCATACCGTTTTTAGGGGTTTTCATGTCTTCTATAAGGCCCTACGAAGAGGTGCAGTTTGGTTGGTGGAATTTCCAAAACGCAAATTTTACTCTGGGAAGTTATGTTGATGCTTGGGTCGGCGAAACATCTAGTGTTCCTCTAAGCAACGCGATTTTAAACTCTCTAATAGTGACTATATCTGCAACTTTTATACCAATAATTGTCGCTTCTCTGGCAGCATACTCCTTTGCACGGTTTTCGTTTCGCATAAAGGATCTGCTATTCCTTGTTATAGTCCTCCTTCAAACTATTCCTCAACAAATGGTTATTTTACCAATCTTCAACCTGATGAACAGCTTACGTCTCTTGAATACATACATAGGATTGATATTGCTCCATACAGCCTTTGGTCTTCCATGGCAGATACTCTTTCTGAGGAACTTCTTCTCCACACTTCCTGTAGAGGTTGAGGAGGCTGCCAGAGTCGATGGCGCGTCCTATTTCAAAATCTTCTACAAAATAGTTCTTCCAATGAGCCTGCCAGCCTTAGCTTCCATAACAGCTCTTCAATTCGTATGGGTTTGGAACGATTTCTTCTTCGCTCTAACAATGATTCAAAGCCCAACCATGAAGTTGGTACCACAAACAATACCTCTCATTTTTTCGAGATTCGAACCCAACTGGAGCCTCTTGTCCGCCGCGTCGATAATAGCCATGATCATACCAATCGCCATCTACGTAGCACTCCAAAAATACTACGTAAGAGGTATTACTACAGGGGCTGTTAAAGGCTAAAAATTAGTAAAGCCAAGTTGGATTTATGTTAGTATCTCACCCGTTTTCTTGTCGAATACATATACCTTGTCCGCTGGGAACTCAATCCACAACTCGTCTCCTATTTCTGCTTCAAAATCAGGGCTCACCAAAGCTTTGACTAGATAGTCACCTATCTTCAGGTTGAGTATCTGCTTATCTCCAAGAGGCTCTGTCACATCGAGTACGGTTTTGATTAGCCCTTTCTTTCCTTTCGCATCCTTATAAACAAGGATATCTTGTGGTCTCACGCCCAGTACACATGCATCGGATGTACACTTCTTTACTGCTTCCGCCACATGTTCAGGCAGAGGATAACTAAACTCTCCAGTGTCGAGAGTGCAAGGAACTCCCCTTATCAAGTTACAATCGAAGAAGTTGGTGGGAGGGGTGCCTATAAACCCTGCTACAAATACGTTGGATGGATGAAAGTATATTCTATCTGGAGTATCAACTTGTTGTAGTATTCCTTCATTTAGGATGGCAACCTTGTCTCCCATTGTCATGGCTTCAACCTGGTCATGAGTGACATAGATTGTTGTAATTCCAACTTCTTTCTGCAACTTCTTGAGTTCAGCTCGCATGTAAACCCTTAGCTTAGCATCCAAGTTGCTGAGGGGTTCATCCATAAGGAAAACGTAGGGCTCTCTAATCATCGCCCTTCCTAAAGCTACCCTCTGTCTTTGACCTCCACTTAATTGCTTCGGCTTTCTGTCAAGAAGTGCCTCTATCTTCAACAGTTCGGAAACTTGACGAACCCTCTTCTTTATCTCATCCCTAGGAACCTTAGCATTTTCTAGAGGAAAAGCAAGGTTTGAGAACACGTTCATATGAGGATAAAGCGCATAACTCTGAAAGACCAAGGCTATATCCCTTTCTTTAGGGTCCAGGTCATTTACAAGCCTCTCCCCGATGTAGATTTCTCCTTCGTCCGGAGTCTCGAGGCCTGCAATACAGCGTAGAACAGTAGTCTTGCCACATCCTGAAGGACCCAAAAGAACTAGAAACTCTTTATCTTTAGCCTCCAAGTTGAGCTTGTTAACTGCGATAACTTCGCCGAACTGCTTTTTCACATTTTTAAGTAGTACCCTAGCCAAAGCAAACGCCACATATAACGAGTATGCAAATTCTAATAAAATCTTCTTTTAACAATCGAATATATAACCGATTAATCACACAATTTAAGTTAGTAGCTAGCTTGAATTTGAGGAAAAAATATGCACTGTGTTTCCTTCAACAAAATCTCTCTCGACGAGTATACACCAATAGTTGGGAAGGTGAAAATAGAAGAAATCAAAGAGTTGGCAGAAAGCCTAGTTGGAAAGAAAGTACGTCATGTAAACTCTACATCTTTCGGTGGTGGGGTAGCTGAAATTCTTCACAGGCTAGTTCCCCTAATGTGCGACGTGGGACTTAAAGCTGAATGGACAGTGATTAAAGGTTCAGACAAATTCTTCAATGTGACAAAAGCTCTTCACAACGGGCTTCAAGGCATGAATATCCCTTTGACAGAGGATATGAAAAAAACTTATCTGAAGTTCAATAAGATAAACGCCCGAGAGTTTGATTCAGATCACGATCTAGTTGTGATACATGATTACCAACCAGCCGCAATTATGAATTACCTCCCAATTAGAAGAGGAAGGTGGACTTGGCGCTGCCACATTGATCTATCCCATCCAAATCAACAATTCATTGATTTTATCAGTCCATTTATACTAAAATATAATTCACTAATCTTCACCATGAAGCAGTTTGTACAAGAACCCTTAAAATCGAGGAAAACATTCATCATCCCTCCTTCTATAGATCCTTTGAGCACAAAGAACAAACCTCTTCCTGAAAACCTTATTTTTTCAATCTTAGACAAATACGATGTAGATCATGAAAAACCAATAATAACTCAAGTTGCTAGATTTGACCCATGGAAGGATCCATTAGGAGTTATTGATGTTTACAGGTTGGTTAAAAAGAAAGTAACTAACGTTCAACTATTATTGATAGCTAGCATGGCTAAAGATGACCCAGAAGGATGGATATACTATGAAAAAACTGCTCGGCATGCAGCAGAAGATTATGATATACATTTACTCTCAGATTTGAATGGTGTTGGAAATATCGAAGTCAATGCGTTCCAAAGAGCTTCAGATGTTATTTTGCAGAAATCCATACGCGAGGGATTTGGCCTTACTGTAACTGAAGCGCTGTGGAAAGGCGTGCCTGTAGTGGGCAGCAATGTTGGAGGTATTCCACTACAGATAATCAATGGTGAAATCGGATTTTTGATAGATAGTATCGAAGAAGCGGCTGAGAAAACCCTTTATCTCCTTAAACACCCAAGCGAAGCAAGAGAGATGGGAAAGAAAGGGAGAGAGCACATTTTAAAGAACTTCTTAATCACAAGACACTTGAAAGACTATCTCTCGCTGTTTCGTTCAATTTAACCTCTTCCTTAACAAGACGCAAGTGTGCACGCCAAAAAAAGATAAAACTTTACTTTCATTAAGACTTATAGATTTAGCTTATTGTAGAGTAAAATAAATCCATGGATAGGCTTTGAAGCTCCCGCGCGCGCACCCGATATCTCGCAAACTCCCATTTTTCTATTTCAGACGAAGCGCGCTAATGGCAAATCTAAAAGAGTGAAAGTGTGAAAGATAAAGAGAGGTCATCGCATATGCAGGTAACTTTCATAAGCAAAGGTGAGACATTGCCCGCAACACTATATGCAAATTCATCCAAAGGAGTCATTCTGTGCCTACCGCATCCTTTGTATGGTGGCACCAGAAATGACACCAGAATCATCAGGGTCGCCAGAGAACTTGCTTCACATGATATCTCTGCATTATGCCTCGATTATGGAAGCTATGGCAAAGTAGTGAAGGAAGTTCAGAATGTGTTGGACGCAATTTCTTTCATGCGGAAAAGAGTTGATGCTTTAGGATTACTAGACTATTCCTTTGGAGCCGTCGTCGCGTCCAATGTAGCGGTTCAAACTAAGATTGATGGTTTCGTTGCTATGTCTGTTCTGAAGAAAACGAATGGTCTAACAGCGAACTTGAGATTTGACTGCTCAAAACTCTTTGTGCATGGAAAACGCGACAAGGTGGCACCATACTCGGATTTCGAACAGCTCTACAGAAAAGCAAGTGAAAGAAAAGAAAAACTTGTTTTAGATACAGACCATTTCTATATGGAAAACTATCCGACCCTCATTGACTTAACTTCAAAAAGCATATGCAAGTTCTTCCTACAAATATTTTCCAAATAGAACAGGCATGCGCGCAATCTTATATAATCAAAAAGGCTATCCACAAACATGGAATTCGCAGAGCTTTCAAAACTAATATTTGGCGAACTAAAACCAAAACTAGAAAATCATCAAGGATTATCAATCTTCGCGGCTGAAAGAGCTAAATTCGAAGGTTGGTTGAAGGTAGAATTATGCGACAGTTTGTCAAAGCATTTTAAAGATGTTATCCCAGAACAGAATAGAATCGATATCACTTTTGAAAATTGGGCTATTGAGCTCAAAACCATTAATACAAACATAAGGTTCCCAAATGTAAAGAATAAACACCGTCCGATAACCAGAAACACTCAAGGCGTTGTGAAGGATATAGAAAAACTAAGAACCACCGAATACACAAACAAGTCCACTTTATTTATCGTTTTTCCAGTACGGCATCGTAACAAAGATTGGCAAGTTCAACTAAGACGCATAACAAACAAACTAGTAAAAATAGAACATCTGGAATTTAACTTCAAAGACAAAATCCCAGGCACCATCTATTTTGGCTTGACCAACTAGTCTTCGATATGCTATGATACGCGCCCAATGAGTAGTCACAACTTTACGCCGTTAAGGTATTTTGCGCGCGCAAGTGCTTCGAAGTAGTCTTAAATATACTTGATAATTTAGAATGTATTGGGAGAAAACGCGTGCATGGTTTTCTATTTTTCTCACAAGCCACGTAAGCTAAAAACCGAGAAAGTTGAGCGTTTCATCAAAAAACTTGCCAAGAAACATAACGTTCCGGTTCCTAGATGGCGTATTGTAGGAGAAACACCAAAATCAGACAGAATCGAGAAAACTGTGTTTGGACCTAAGACAACGTTTGAAAGAAAAACAGTTCAAGTTGGAGGAGCTTTCCTGATGGCATCTGACAGAACTTGCTGCATAGAATTTTATGGTCTTCCGACGAAAGAAACTGTGGAGCACGAATTCAGGCATTATGTAGATTGGCTGCACGGGACGCTTAGGAGAGAAAAGATTTGGTGACTGAGTTCAGAATTTCGCCAACTCGCGCGCGCTTCTGCAAGTTGCTAAATGTGAAAGATGCGGAAAAGTCATAGCAGAACCAAAGGAACTAATTAGAATACAGAAAAAATGCGCGCGCGCATAAGCTAGAATAAGGCTTCCTTCTGATGTTGAGGAATATTCTTCAAGAATGTGATTTGATAAGTGTTAGAAGTAGATCTATTGCGTTTTTTCTTCAACAGTTTTCTTTCTGAGATGATATGTCAAAGGGTTCCTTATAGTTTTACAGACTGGATCATTTGGATTCACACAAATACCATGAGTTTGCAGAGTTGAACAATTGTAAGTTTTATATGGAGTTCTGCTCCCTCTTTGACCTGCAAGATGTTCCACTTGATATCGTGTTTTGTCTTCTCTAAAGTCTGCAACATTTGAAAACAGGTTGACAATCCTATCTACACTAATGCCTTGATTAAATAGGTATGTCACCAAAGTGAACCTCTCAGCATGGGAAAGATGTTGTCCTTTAGTTGTTCTATCCAAAAGATTCATAATGCAAGGAGGATACTCTGACTCCTCAGCCCGTATTTTCTGATCGAATTCTGTCAAGTGAGGTTTTCTTTTCAGAAATTCAGCTTTGATTTCTTCAATAACGTCTTGGATAACCTGAGGAATGCTCATAATTTTTTCCTTAGTTCTGTCTTCTATGTATTTCTTTATCTCCTCTTGAAGAAGCCTGCAAACCTCATTTCTAGTTACAGATACCTGACCCTTATCAAGTTGCCTATTCACCAATTTCCATTCTGGAGCATGAACTAGTCTTCCTCTAGTTGCGTTGTTTAAGTAGTTCACAAAATGCACTGTATATGAAAAAGGTTCTTGTTTTGATGGATGGATATCCCATTCAAAGGATTCTGCTATTTCTAGTATAAATTCATCTTTCTCTTTCAAGAGGTAACTGTGGATTTTCCTTGCTTCTGATAAAGCATATCTTTCAGTAAGGATTTTGTCTTTCACACCTGTAACCATTAATATCGCAACAGGAAACGAAGCAATCTCAACCTCTGATCTCTTATATGGCACCTGATTTTGCACGTGTGCTAAGAATTCAAAAGTGGCTGCTATTCTAACCTCTGCCCGATTGACAATACTTTCAAGTTCTCCAAGATCGTTTATATCAATGCCTAATTCAGCAATATGCCTTCTTGCTTGAGGTAGAAAAGGATATTTTGCCATGTCAGTTTTTGTTAAAAGGATGCTCTCACCCAGCTTAAAGTTCTAAATCTGCCTCTTATGTTTTCTCCTTCCTATTCCGTATAATAATATCACAAATCATGAAACCTCAGAATAATTATTTTTTCCACAAGTCATAAAACCTGACTGATCTAACTTATCTTCCCAGGGGATGGGTTGATGAAAGATTCTGTTTATGCTGATATGGAGGACTCAGAGAAACAGGTTGCAGACTATTTGAGGGAACTGATAATTTCAAGAAATTATTTAGTTGAGGAATAATTTTGAGTAATATCTCTGGAGCTATTTTCCCAATCTTACCTGAGAATGTTAAATCTCTTTTCGATGAAAAGAAAGAGGCTTTTGTTAAGTTCACCAAGTTCTTAAGGCTTGAAAGAGGTTCAAAGATAGTCTTCTATACATCTGGAAAGTTGATAGGAGAAGGAACCATTGAGAGGATTGAAAGAATGGAGCCACAAACTGCTTGGATTCGTTACAAAAGCCAGATTTTTCTGACCAAAGATCAGTATGACAACTATGTTGTTAGATCACCAATAAGTGGGGAAGAACGGAGAACAGTAGCTATCACAATATTATTTTTGAAGAGACTAAAGAAATACAATCAGCCCCTCCGTATGTTTTATTCCACTGCATCTTTCACACATAGAAACTTGCAGAGGCTGGCTTCGAATTTCTCACTACTATAGAAAGCATCCAAGTGTTCCGAAAGCGCAAGTAGGAGTATAACTTAAACAATTGAAAATATAGGTTATATATTTGTTTAAGCCATCTCCAACAATTATCTCCCGCAAAACTCCTTTTTTATGTTTTACGATAAAAGGAGATATGAGTTTCTTCTATAATTATCCTCAGTGTTTTTACTGCCGCTCTTAGAGTATACAACACTTCCAAGCCAACTTTCAAAGGGTCAAATTTTATTAGTTTGTTCGCACTCATTCGGATTCACCGAAATCTACAAGTGTATAAGTGTTAAAAGTGAATATGAAACTCTACTTTACATTAAGACTTATAGATTAAGGTTACTGCAAAGCCTTAGATGCGATGACAATGACGTTTAAAAGTGTCGGGTTAACGGCGCGAAATGACAAGAAAAAAGCGTTAGACCTAGCTAAAAAACTATTGAATCATCTAGAAGAAAGAGGGCTAAACGTAATCGTTGACCCTGAAATCGCAGAGCGCATCAATAAAGCTGACTTTGCTGTACCCCTTGAAGAATGGAAACCAGACTTTATCATCACCGTCGGAGGCGACGGAACCATCCTAAGAACATGCATCCACGTTCCAAAACCTGAACCCCCAATACTCGCCATCAACATGGGTGAACGAGGCTTTCTAGCTGAAGTATCTCCAGAAGACGCTTTGCCAGCCATGGATAGAACCCTCAAAGGAGAGTTTACGCTTGAATACTGCAAGAAACTGTCTGCTTCTGTTGAAGGCGAAGTGTTGCCAGATGCGTTAAACGAAGTTTTTATTTCTGCAGACGCCCCAGTTAAGCTGTTGTATGCAGATCTTTGGAAAGACGGTGACAGGATTTTAGACTGTCGAGCAGACGGAATTCTGGTTGCGTCGCCGACTGGTTCAACAGGATATTCAATAGCGGCAGGCGGACCAGTTTTAGACCCTGAAACCGCCGTGTTCGTCCTCACACCCGTATGTCCACTCACACCGTTTCCTCCAATCGTTTTTTCTGAGAATTCAACACTTACGGTGGAGATAGAGAGACCCCGCACAGTATTAGTGGTGGTTGATGGGTATTATCGTAGGCTTGTTGAGAAGCGAAAGCCTCGTGTGACGGTTACGAAGTCGGATAATGTAACTTCGTTTATTCGTTTTAAAAAGGAATTTTATCGACGGCTTAAGAGTCGGTTGTTGTATCCGAAGGGAAAACTGTGCTGACAAAAACTGAGAGGCGGAAAACAATCGTTTTAGATACTTCCGCTTTCATAGCTGGGTTTGAACCCCTCTCCATCCAAGATGTTCAATATTCAGTTCCCGAAGTTAAACACGAACTTATTGCTAATTCGTTGCCTTGGACTCGGTTTAACGCTGCCGTTGAAAATGGAAAGCTGAGAGTCAAAACGCCTAAAGCGGACTATGTTAAAAGGATTAAAGCGTCATCTAAAGCCGTTGGCGACCTGCTCTTCCTCTCAGAGGCAGATCGGCAGATTTTAGCGTTGGCATTGGAGCTGAGAGACATGGGTTATAGTCCTCAGATCGTTACTGATGACTATTCTATACAAAACGTAGCCAACCAAGTAGGTATTGAGTTTGCGCCCTTGATGACTTTTGGCATACGCTATCGCTTCCGATGGACGCTTTACTGTCCCGCCTGCTACAGCAAATACCCAGCGGACTATCGGTCTAAACGTTGTGAAATTTGTGGGACTGAGTTGAAACGGAAACCTGTCGGCAAAACACCAGTATAAAGTCAGTGTTGAACGTTGAATTTAGAAAAAGTTGTCTTAATTTTCCAGCTTAGTTATGGTCGAGTTCCAAGCACCAGTGAAATGGTCGTTTCATAGCTGTCTCTTTCCACTGTTATGTTAATTGTCTGGTTTGGTGATGTGCGTTCTTCGAGGTAGCTGGATATATCGTCGCCGTTTATTATTTGTGTGTTGTTTATAGCGAGGATT contains:
- a CDS encoding translation initiation factor IF-5A, with the protein product MSKPVDVGTLRVGGYVIVDNEPCRVASLTKSKPGKHGAAKARVVAIGVFDGSKKTLVKPVDAQIEVPLIEKRSGQILALLPNAVQIMDLENYEVFEAAHPDEEALKQKLASGVEVEYWRILGRTKIMRTKG
- a CDS encoding extracellular solute-binding protein, which encodes MSANNKMMDWILAILLIVVIIVSGLSVYYSTTTVTKMDDNYADLLEAIRNSNASSSIFSEAILKALEEIALGLNITLPLTIITQASPTQGEVNLTVSFRAMAIGGTPPYTYEWDFDDQTPTNNERDPIHVYTNASTYTATVLVTDSEQETALDSVTIRVTSAEALTVFSLWGGSEEENFLQALGNFTEDTGIEVNHYSYTTQELLIGVPMQLRAGYSIADVVIAPWPAWILELAPYLTSVNDIINSTKYPANTINAVKDANDVIWAAPFKLSGKPGFWYKKSFFSDNGLTVPTTYDEFKTLLVTIQGIAGIEQAVASGDTVGWPLSDTTEAFIMGLGGYQLQEELITGPSARNWTDTEVRNVFGNLTELLAAGYFSAPAEWTSQITKFWDEKYGIYFMGSWMTTMEQIGDVSDLDFFGFPGTDGVAGSVDYLILPKDAPNPNEAAQLVEWLAGAEAQEIMVGLGGFFGTNIDVPDTAYLPLDKKVLDFISQATIHIVSDLDDAVGGKFQTTFWDQLKLLWVDPTPSTLDDVLAVLEAAALEQQT
- a CDS encoding ABC transporter ATP-binding protein, which produces MARVLLKNVKKQFGEVIAVNKLNLEAKDKEFLVLLGPSGCGKTTVLRCIAGLETPDEGEIYIGERLVNDLDPKERDIALVFQSYALYPHMNVFSNLAFPLENAKVPRDEIKKRVRQVSELLKIEALLDRKPKQLSGGQRQRVALGRAMIREPYVFLMDEPLSNLDAKLRVYMRAELKKLQKEVGITTIYVTHDQVEAMTMGDKVAILNEGILQQVDTPDRIYFHPSNVFVAGFIGTPPTNFFDCNLIRGVPCTLDTGEFSYPLPEHVAEAVKKCTSDACVLGVRPQDILVYKDAKGKKGLIKTVLDVTEPLGDKQILNLKIGDYLVKALVSPDFEAEIGDELWIEFPADKVYVFDKKTGEILT
- a CDS encoding deoxyhypusine synthase produces the protein MKDVKHIQLTRGITVAQLIKEMDACGVLGAGKIGKAAKLVTRMFKNPDYTVFLTLAGALVPGGLRNIIAQLIAKGHVNVVVTTGANMVHDMVEALGYRHKVGTFRAEDKQLKRKDIGRIADIYIEHKVFKDLEKWLYRILEEIPEQKRQRISPSELLLEIGKRIDDEDSILATAARKNVPVICPGLPDSIAGFQLWIYGQDKKLVLDPLGDVSKLVGEVYEAKKSGIIILGGGLPKHFALFANTFREGVDLAVQITMDRPEPGGLSGASLEEAISWSKVKSEENTVTVISDATIAFPLIVAAALEEV
- a CDS encoding carbohydrate ABC transporter permease — its product is MTEKKPSIVKKLKAKRFTIIVHLIAWIIAFIWIIPFLGVFMSSIRPYEEVQFGWWNFQNANFTLGSYVDAWVGETSSVPLSNAILNSLIVTISATFIPIIVASLAAYSFARFSFRIKDLLFLVIVLLQTIPQQMVILPIFNLMNSLRLLNTYIGLILLHTAFGLPWQILFLRNFFSTLPVEVEEAARVDGASYFKIFYKIVLPMSLPALASITALQFVWVWNDFFFALTMIQSPTMKLVPQTIPLIFSRFEPNWSLLSAASIIAMIIPIAIYVALQKYYVRGITTGAVKG
- a CDS encoding sugar ABC transporter permease, which codes for MSHHIKTPLFFLIPAFLLLALFVFYPMVDTIYMSFVDQDGNFVGLGNYEKVFGTRIYPLVNTKNVALGKFPMGALVHNIFWIAIHLPLCVFFGLLLAVLLRDVKGGSIMKSVIFLGMVIPLIVGGVLVRFILDRDAGILNGILRVIGLGAYATDWTFYPNTALITVILGSVWLWTGFAMIVYSAGLEGIPVELYEAAKIDGASRWKTFWRITVPMLRSSTITVVTMTLLWELKIFDVIYIVTNAGPGGASDVMAFRMYIEAFQYPPNYGTATAIATVLTIMTFGFAAYMVNRMTKS